A part of Paenibacillus donghaensis genomic DNA contains:
- a CDS encoding HAMP domain-containing sensor histidine kinase, producing MNKGRRSFRTTMILLLGLSMLLSGIITYGIYKLLQLYYVDVRQEDKLAEYRAIMKDIGDIYVFLILFVPLAILFFFWLTKPYATYFNEISKGIRHLANGEFMNRVEISSKDEFRTIAQDLNQASEKLQEAVARGDFAESSKDQLVVNLAHDLRTPLTSVLGYLDLVVKDDQLTEEQVKHFTYIAFTKSQRLEKLIDSLFDITRMNYGKLPVEKKRINLSELMKQLNEELFPIFEKNRLVTRLNLEPELYVVADGELLARVFENLLANAARHGRDGMYVDLNGRLQAGRVVIQVINYGGSIPQEDLPHIFDMYYTGDRARSQQEGGTGLGLFIARNIVEQHEGTITAESNVVRTLFEVSLPQSG from the coding sequence ATGAATAAGGGCAGACGCAGCTTCCGCACAACCATGATTCTGTTGCTCGGGCTAAGCATGCTGTTATCTGGCATTATCACATATGGCATTTATAAACTGCTTCAGCTGTATTATGTCGATGTCAGGCAAGAGGACAAGCTTGCGGAATACCGGGCTATCATGAAGGATATCGGCGATATTTATGTGTTCCTGATACTTTTTGTGCCGCTCGCGATTCTATTCTTCTTCTGGTTAACCAAACCGTACGCTACTTATTTCAATGAGATATCCAAGGGAATCCGTCATCTGGCCAATGGCGAGTTCATGAATCGGGTGGAGATCTCCTCGAAGGATGAATTCCGCACGATTGCCCAGGACCTTAATCAGGCCAGCGAGAAGCTGCAGGAGGCGGTAGCCCGGGGTGATTTCGCCGAGAGCAGCAAGGATCAGCTGGTGGTCAATCTGGCCCATGATCTGCGTACGCCGCTGACTTCCGTGCTGGGCTATCTGGATCTGGTAGTCAAGGATGACCAGCTGACGGAAGAGCAGGTTAAACATTTCACCTATATTGCCTTCACGAAGTCACAGCGGCTGGAGAAGCTGATTGACAGCTTGTTCGATATCACCCGGATGAATTACGGCAAGCTGCCGGTGGAGAAGAAGCGGATTAATCTCAGCGAGCTGATGAAGCAGCTGAATGAAGAGCTTTTTCCTATATTCGAGAAGAACCGACTGGTCACAAGACTCAACCTGGAGCCTGAATTGTACGTTGTCGCTGATGGAGAGCTGCTGGCCCGTGTGTTCGAGAATCTATTGGCGAATGCTGCGCGTCATGGCAGGGACGGCATGTATGTGGATCTGAATGGCCGCCTTCAGGCAGGACGTGTAGTGATCCAGGTGATCAACTACGGCGGGAGTATTCCCCAGGAGGATCTGCCCCATATCTTCGACATGTATTATACGGGCGACCGTGCACGGTCGCAACAGGAGGGCGGCACCGGACTGGGGCTGTTTATAGCCAGAAATATTGTAGAGCAGCATGAAGGAACGATTACGGCAGAGAGCAACGTGGTGCGGACCTTGTTTGAGGTAAGCTTGCCGCAGAGCGGATAA
- a CDS encoding response regulator transcription factor, with protein sequence MKRITILIAEDEAEIADLIALHLQKEGYHIVKVADGQAAVQAVQSQPIDLAILDIMMPKMDGYEVTRRIREQHHLPIIFLSARTSDFDKITGLVMGADDYMTKPFNPMELVARVNSQLRRSLQFSQPAAAHKPVLEAGGLKIMPDQHSVTLYGEVIELTPKEFDILYLLASHPKQVFSAESIFQQVWGEAYYEGGNTVMVHIRTLRKKIGEDLDKNKYIKTIWGVGYTFNE encoded by the coding sequence ATGAAGCGTATTACGATTCTGATTGCGGAGGATGAGGCGGAGATTGCCGACCTGATTGCACTGCATCTGCAGAAAGAAGGCTATCATATTGTCAAGGTGGCTGATGGGCAGGCGGCGGTTCAGGCCGTTCAATCCCAGCCGATCGATCTGGCGATTCTCGATATTATGATGCCGAAGATGGACGGGTACGAGGTTACCCGCAGAATTCGGGAGCAGCATCATCTGCCGATTATTTTCTTGAGCGCGCGGACCTCCGATTTCGATAAAATAACCGGTCTGGTCATGGGAGCAGACGACTATATGACCAAGCCGTTTAATCCAATGGAGCTGGTGGCCCGGGTGAATTCCCAGCTGCGCCGTTCCCTCCAGTTCAGCCAGCCTGCTGCAGCCCATAAGCCGGTGCTGGAAGCAGGCGGACTGAAGATTATGCCGGATCAGCACAGTGTCACTCTATACGGCGAAGTGATTGAGCTTACTCCGAAGGAGTTTGATATTCTCTATCTGCTGGCCAGTCACCCGAAGCAGGTGTTCAGCGCCGAGAGTATTTTTCAGCAGGTATGGGGAGAAGCCTACTATGAAGGCGGCAATACAGTTATGGTACATATCCGTACTCTTCGCAAGAAGATTGGCGAAGATCTCGACAAGAACAAATACATCAAGACCATCTGGGGCGTGGGGTATACCTTCAATGAATAA
- a CDS encoding MBL fold metallo-hydrolase, with protein MILADGVAMISLRLGGFVLNPVVLWDEKTALLVDTGMPGQVQAIIEALRELGVPLERLHTVILTHQDIDHIGSLPELQESVGHQITVCAHEQDQPYIEGEQPLLKLELPPEMQHFIKHPPRAKVDRLVTDGEYLPWFGGIRILFTPGHTPGHISLYLQQSKILITGDAMYCENNRLYAPSSRTTPDMPAALLSIRKFQEYDITQAVCYHGGVCSNRVNEQIRLMGTEMNPD; from the coding sequence ATGATACTGGCGGACGGGGTTGCAATGATCAGCCTGCGGCTGGGGGGATTCGTACTAAATCCGGTAGTGCTGTGGGATGAGAAGACTGCGTTATTGGTTGATACAGGCATGCCGGGGCAGGTTCAGGCAATCATAGAGGCACTGCGGGAGCTTGGAGTGCCATTGGAGCGGCTGCATACAGTCATTCTCACACATCAGGATATCGACCATATTGGAAGTCTGCCGGAGCTGCAGGAATCCGTGGGCCACCAGATAACCGTATGCGCACACGAACAGGATCAACCATACATAGAGGGGGAGCAGCCGCTTCTGAAGCTTGAGCTGCCACCGGAAATGCAGCATTTCATTAAGCATCCGCCGCGGGCCAAGGTAGATCGCTTAGTGACAGATGGAGAGTACCTGCCCTGGTTTGGCGGGATTCGTATCCTGTTCACACCGGGACATACTCCTGGACATATCAGCCTGTATTTGCAGCAGAGCAAGATTCTGATCACAGGTGACGCTATGTATTGCGAGAATAATCGACTGTATGCTCCGAGCAGCCGGACGACTCCAGACATGCCTGCCGCTCTGTTGTCGATCCGTAAATTTCAAGAGTATGATATCACCCAGGCGGTATGTTATCACGGAGGGGTATGCTCCAATCGGGTGAATGAGCAGATAAGGCTGATGGGTACTGAGATGAATCCAGACTAG
- a CDS encoding DNA-binding protein, whose translation MELDLNGINVDSLVQMLKASFTLDNWDGILQIADRLYTEINTFYNVNQQEHARGQKVSRHGLKRSIVYYFGYSMCLKGIALEKLGRYNEARECVAMYEELGWINGMDEERWAEVEYYREIAKANRYIIELREGNISVLPDYLVFLRKNEEEVLPGVLYILDSAIKHGYNVDHVLEEFREQIDSMGEYYETKRNVRYYIDYIYQEARYYSIQGKMEYAIDTLLRSLESSVKLKDDTGFRKSAALFELLRNQNQATSDQLDKYLSLMEQILD comes from the coding sequence TTGGAGCTGGATCTAAACGGGATCAACGTGGATTCACTGGTTCAAATGCTAAAAGCTTCTTTTACTTTGGACAATTGGGACGGTATCCTCCAGATCGCCGATAGACTATACACCGAGATAAATACTTTCTATAATGTCAATCAGCAGGAGCACGCCCGCGGTCAGAAGGTGAGTCGCCACGGATTAAAACGGAGTATCGTATATTACTTTGGATATAGTATGTGCCTAAAGGGGATCGCTCTTGAAAAGCTAGGCCGCTATAACGAGGCAAGAGAGTGTGTAGCGATGTATGAAGAACTAGGTTGGATCAACGGAATGGATGAAGAGAGATGGGCTGAAGTCGAATACTATCGCGAGATCGCCAAGGCCAACCGGTATATCATTGAGCTGCGTGAAGGAAACATTTCTGTATTACCTGATTACCTAGTGTTCCTACGGAAAAACGAAGAGGAAGTCCTGCCGGGTGTGCTTTACATCCTAGATTCAGCAATAAAGCACGGATACAACGTCGATCACGTCCTGGAAGAGTTTCGAGAGCAGATCGACTCAATGGGCGAGTATTACGAGACAAAAAGGAACGTTCGTTATTACATAGATTACATTTACCAAGAAGCGAGATATTATTCGATACAAGGGAAAATGGAATATGCTATTGACACACTATTACGATCTTTAGAATCATCAGTTAAACTAAAGGATGATACGGGTTTCAGGAAGTCAGCAGCCCTTTTTGAGTTACTCCGGAATCAGAATCAGGCAACCTCCGACCAACTGGACAAGTATCTAAGCTTAATGGAACAAATACTAGACTAG
- a CDS encoding AIM24 family protein — protein sequence MAFTIHNLKDNNNVVIKEQLGGFSVIEYKEDLSSTTMSEAQANFFMSKSNMRNKQLMVELNNSEVMLSAGAMQYMIGNIEMTSGIKGVGGLMRNIIAGAATGTSAVKPLYKGTGTILLETTYKYIWLIDVDNDHIVMEDGLFLACETTLDVAVAARKNLSSAALGGEGLFSLSAKGKGILALEAPVPSEEAIVVDLQNDVLKVDGNFALMWSNSLDFTVEKSGKTRMGSAASGEGLVNVYRGTGMVWLAPLMNYRNSLFDPATQ from the coding sequence ATGGCTTTCACGATCCATAACTTGAAGGATAACAACAATGTTGTAATTAAAGAACAGCTTGGCGGATTTTCGGTCATCGAATACAAAGAGGATTTAAGCAGTACCACCATGTCGGAAGCGCAAGCTAACTTCTTCATGAGCAAAAGCAATATGCGCAACAAGCAGTTGATGGTGGAGCTGAACAACAGCGAGGTGATGCTGAGCGCCGGAGCGATGCAATATATGATTGGCAATATTGAAATGACCTCAGGCATCAAGGGGGTCGGCGGTTTGATGCGTAATATTATAGCCGGCGCGGCGACCGGCACCAGTGCAGTCAAACCGCTCTATAAAGGTACGGGAACGATCCTGCTGGAAACCACCTATAAATATATATGGTTAATTGATGTCGACAACGACCATATTGTAATGGAGGATGGCTTATTCCTGGCATGCGAAACTACGCTGGATGTCGCTGTCGCCGCACGCAAGAACCTGTCCTCTGCCGCCCTTGGCGGCGAAGGACTGTTTAGCCTCAGTGCCAAGGGGAAAGGCATTCTGGCACTGGAGGCACCTGTTCCTTCAGAAGAGGCCATTGTGGTCGATCTGCAGAATGATGTGCTGAAGGTCGATGGCAATTTTGCCTTAATGTGGTCCAACTCCCTCGACTTCACCGTCGAGAAATCGGGCAAAACACGCATGGGCTCTGCCGCTTCCGGTGAGGGTCTGGTCAATGTATACCGGGGCACCGGCATGGTGTGGCTGGCACCACTTATGAATTACAGAAATAGTCTGTTTGATCCAGCTACACAGTGA
- a CDS encoding SDR family oxidoreductase: MTIALTGATGQFGSFVAEALLKSVPAHNLAVSVRNPEKAAHLKAQGVDVRHGDFDQPETLDTAFAGVDRLLLISSDGDNDTRIRQHKAAVDAAVRTGVGFIVYTSVGHADESSLFLAPVHRATEEFIRESGIPYAFLRNNWYLENELGTIQAVLAGAPWLTSAGAGKVGWATRRDYAEAAAAVLSGEGRENQVYELSGKPLTQEELAAIVGGVLGKEVPVQQVDDAAYSDIMAGAGVPEAALPIVVAIQAAIREGALDIESGDLEKLLQRPATPLAEGVQDMLNSLQA, translated from the coding sequence ATGACTATTGCATTAACAGGAGCAACCGGACAATTCGGTTCGTTTGTAGCAGAAGCTTTGCTGAAGTCGGTACCCGCCCATAATCTGGCGGTAAGTGTAAGAAACCCGGAGAAAGCTGCACATTTGAAGGCCCAGGGAGTGGACGTGCGGCATGGCGATTTCGACCAGCCCGAAACGTTGGATACCGCCTTTGCCGGTGTAGATCGGCTGCTGCTCATCTCTTCAGACGGCGACAATGACACGCGGATCCGCCAACATAAAGCGGCAGTGGATGCCGCTGTCCGCACAGGGGTAGGCTTCATTGTATACACCAGTGTGGGACATGCGGACGAGAGTTCCTTATTCCTGGCTCCGGTTCACCGTGCAACAGAAGAGTTTATCCGTGAATCGGGTATTCCGTATGCTTTCCTACGCAACAACTGGTACTTGGAGAATGAGCTGGGCACCATCCAGGCAGTTCTGGCTGGAGCCCCATGGCTGACCTCAGCCGGAGCTGGCAAGGTCGGCTGGGCTACACGTCGTGATTATGCAGAAGCGGCTGCAGCGGTGCTCAGCGGAGAAGGACGGGAGAATCAGGTGTACGAATTATCCGGCAAGCCGCTCACCCAAGAAGAGCTGGCAGCCATTGTCGGCGGAGTGCTGGGCAAGGAAGTCCCGGTACAGCAGGTCGATGATGCCGCATATTCGGACATTATGGCAGGTGCAGGGGTGCCAGAAGCGGCCCTTCCGATTGTAGTGGCCATCCAGGCCGCAATCCGCGAAGGCGCTCTCGACATTGAGAGCGGCGACCTGGAGAAGCTGCTGCAGCGTCCGGCCACTCCGCTTGCCGAAGGTGTGCAAGACATGCTGAATTCACTGCAAGCTTAA
- a CDS encoding MerR family transcriptional regulator: MKYSIGEFASILGVTADTLRLYEKHDIIRPVKTEHNNYRYFNDLDARNLLSSRWYRSMQIPLQSVTELINDAPSKQVVTSIDTAKLQLEAEIKRSTMLLEKISEIHDELKLISESFGTCRIRQMPGIYRIQQTDKNQLLQKDRLRRTVHSWMELLPFTFYSFLIKNPEHICVDGGLDYSWGLALLESDQKKLDVCLNDCIEYLQPAACISSVIVTCWKENLERAAFQFMLDYARENGYTLTGDIYGKILFTEHVGTVNTTYLEINIPVNLPAERPLNTFC, from the coding sequence ATGAAATATTCCATTGGAGAATTCGCATCCATTCTTGGAGTAACGGCTGACACCCTGCGATTATATGAGAAACATGACATTATCCGTCCGGTTAAGACTGAGCATAATAACTACCGCTATTTCAATGATCTGGATGCCCGAAACCTGCTCTCAAGCAGATGGTACCGGAGTATGCAGATTCCGCTCCAGAGCGTGACAGAGCTGATTAATGATGCACCTTCCAAGCAGGTGGTAACCTCGATTGACACCGCCAAGCTGCAACTGGAGGCAGAGATTAAACGAAGCACGATGCTGCTGGAGAAGATAAGCGAGATCCACGATGAGCTGAAGCTTATTAGCGAGTCCTTCGGCACCTGCCGGATCAGGCAGATGCCGGGCATCTACAGAATTCAGCAGACGGATAAGAATCAACTGCTGCAAAAGGACCGTCTTAGAAGAACGGTTCACAGCTGGATGGAATTGCTTCCCTTCACCTTCTATTCCTTCCTGATTAAGAACCCAGAGCATATCTGCGTGGACGGGGGGCTGGATTACAGCTGGGGTCTGGCGCTGCTGGAGAGCGATCAGAAGAAGCTGGACGTATGCCTGAACGACTGCATCGAATATCTTCAGCCTGCGGCCTGCATCTCCTCCGTCATCGTCACCTGCTGGAAGGAGAATCTTGAGCGGGCGGCCTTCCAATTCATGCTGGACTACGCCCGCGAGAACGGATATACCCTTACGGGCGATATTTACGGCAAGATTCTTTTTACGGAGCATGTTGGTACCGTTAACACAACATATCTGGAAATTAATATTCCCGTGAATCTGCCTGCGGAGCGCCCCCTTAACACTTTTTGTTGA
- a CDS encoding FAD-binding protein, which translates to MRKQPLTRMLMLLLCLVMMLSIISGCSSDSAEPAASKQPSAAPEATQQSANSGEIPASYKAGTYKAEADGKDGKIQVEVTMDDKQQITDIQIISQNETAGIGVEAMNKVTDQILSGQTLSIDAVSGASESSQAILSAVEDALKQAGGDVGAFKSRTVVKAGQGQTEQLSADVIVVGAGASGVSAAVSAADKGAKVIIIEKTATIGGASNLSWAGKFYNSSAAVSSGLKINVEKEISDWIVNNHWRVDAAAIRQYVTQSGETYDWLSQKGYTTTFLNMGGEQLHMLPEYDTRQELLRAMLAESVEKHGGQVITEATAKKLITGSNGEVQGVMAEKADGTSLEITGTSIVMATGGYAANKEMVRDAFGFEGVNGGLGQNIGEGLEMSWAAGAKVPDNFGGQMLHQTLARATEKLKTQYEPFEASYPLMLTYLPNFMNVGSSGARFRDEASTLSSVAAANTSAFNGPYHLVVISKSQIDALKAKGMKGVEAPALPGMPPEFYQPFAEQFTLDNPWKDADKVFDSMVVNGDGYKGNTIEELASNAGLNAAVFTDAFNSYQEATRTGVDTEFGKAKEYLLPMGESGPYYAIIAEINNLGSVGGLLVNTQFQVLNDKRVPVQGLYAVGLESEGVLFNDTYVGNGVGIGYSFTSGRLGGEDAAAHALAK; encoded by the coding sequence ATGCGCAAACAACCATTAACCAGAATGCTCATGTTGTTGCTGTGCTTGGTTATGATGCTGTCCATAATAAGCGGCTGCAGCAGCGATTCGGCCGAACCGGCCGCCTCGAAGCAGCCTTCGGCGGCTCCGGAGGCTACTCAGCAGTCCGCCAATTCCGGGGAGATTCCAGCATCCTATAAAGCGGGAACTTACAAGGCGGAGGCTGACGGCAAGGATGGCAAGATTCAGGTGGAAGTTACCATGGACGACAAGCAGCAGATTACCGATATCCAGATCATCAGCCAGAATGAAACAGCCGGTATTGGTGTTGAAGCGATGAATAAAGTAACGGATCAGATCCTCTCAGGCCAGACCCTGTCGATTGATGCAGTCAGCGGTGCCTCAGAATCAAGCCAAGCTATCCTGAGCGCTGTCGAAGATGCGCTTAAGCAGGCTGGCGGAGACGTCGGAGCGTTCAAATCCAGAACAGTTGTCAAAGCAGGCCAAGGACAAACAGAGCAGCTCTCGGCAGACGTAATTGTTGTGGGCGCGGGAGCATCGGGTGTGTCTGCGGCTGTCTCAGCCGCAGACAAGGGTGCAAAGGTCATTATTATCGAGAAAACGGCCACGATTGGCGGGGCAAGCAACTTGTCCTGGGCAGGTAAATTCTACAATTCATCAGCCGCTGTCAGCAGCGGACTCAAGATCAATGTCGAGAAGGAAATCTCGGATTGGATTGTCAATAATCACTGGAGAGTGGATGCAGCGGCAATCCGTCAATATGTGACCCAATCCGGGGAAACCTATGATTGGCTGAGTCAGAAAGGCTACACAACCACATTCCTTAACATGGGCGGCGAACAGCTGCATATGCTTCCCGAATATGACACCCGGCAGGAGCTGCTGCGCGCCATGCTGGCAGAATCAGTGGAGAAACACGGCGGTCAGGTCATTACAGAAGCTACCGCCAAGAAGCTGATTACAGGCAGTAACGGAGAAGTGCAAGGCGTTATGGCCGAGAAAGCCGATGGAACTTCATTGGAAATTACGGGGACAAGCATTGTTATGGCCACCGGCGGATACGCCGCCAACAAGGAAATGGTCCGTGACGCCTTCGGCTTCGAAGGCGTAAATGGAGGGCTGGGTCAGAATATCGGCGAAGGTCTGGAAATGTCCTGGGCAGCCGGAGCCAAGGTTCCGGACAATTTCGGCGGGCAAATGCTGCATCAGACACTGGCGAGAGCCACGGAGAAGCTGAAGACTCAATACGAGCCTTTTGAGGCCAGCTATCCGCTGATGCTTACCTATCTGCCCAACTTCATGAATGTCGGCTCTTCCGGGGCCAGATTCCGGGATGAAGCCTCCACTCTTTCTTCCGTAGCAGCGGCCAATACCAGCGCATTCAACGGTCCCTACCATCTGGTTGTCATCTCCAAGTCCCAGATTGATGCTTTGAAGGCTAAAGGGATGAAGGGTGTAGAAGCACCTGCCCTGCCGGGAATGCCGCCGGAATTCTACCAGCCCTTCGCGGAGCAGTTCACGCTGGACAATCCCTGGAAGGATGCCGATAAGGTGTTCGACTCCATGGTAGTTAACGGTGACGGCTACAAGGGCAACACCATTGAAGAACTGGCCAGCAACGCCGGGCTGAATGCCGCTGTATTCACAGATGCATTCAACAGCTATCAGGAGGCGACCCGAACCGGAGTCGATACTGAATTCGGCAAGGCTAAGGAATACCTGCTCCCTATGGGAGAGAGTGGACCTTATTACGCCATTATAGCTGAGATCAACAATCTGGGTTCTGTAGGCGGATTGCTTGTCAATACTCAGTTTCAGGTGCTGAACGATAAACGTGTGCCTGTCCAAGGTCTGTATGCCGTGGGTCTGGAATCAGAAGGTGTGCTCTTTAATGATACCTACGTCGGAAACGGTGTCGGGATCGGCTACTCCTTCACTTCCGGGCGTCTGGGCGGTGAGGACGCAGCAGCCCACGCTCTGGCGAAGTAA